The following proteins are encoded in a genomic region of Parus major isolate Abel chromosome 20, Parus_major1.1, whole genome shotgun sequence:
- the RNF114 gene encoding E3 ubiquitin-protein ligase RNF114: MADGRLSFCTPCLQECLKPKKPVCGVCRSTLAPGSRALDLEKQIETTETTCNGCHKKMYLSKMRSHAASCSKYQNYIMEGVKAVTKEPLHNTRSFPNRFTFPCPYCSEKNFDQEGLVEHCKALHSMDAKQVVCPICASMPWGDPNYRSANFMEHLQRRHRFSYDTFVDYDADEDDMMAQVLMRSLRDK, encoded by the exons atggcaGATGGCAGGCTGAG CTTCTGCACGCCGTGCCTGCAGGAATGTCTGAAGCCCAAGAAGCCAGTCTGTGGGGTGTGCCGCAGCACCCTGGcacctgggagcagagctctggacctggaaaagcaaattgaaaCGACAGAAACCACTTGCAATGGCTGCCATAAAAAA ATGTACCTGTCCAAGATGCGCAGCCACGCAGCCTCCTGCTCCAAGTACCAGAATTACATCATGGAAGGTGTGAAGGCTGTTACTAAAGAGCCCCTCCACAACACCAG GAGCTTCCCAAATCGCTtcaccttcccctgcccttACTGCAGTGAGAAGAACTTTGATCAAGAGGGACTGGTTGAACACTGCAAAGCTTTGCACAGCATGGATGCAAAACAAGTG GTTTGCCCAATTTGTGCCTCAATGCCATGGGGAGACCCCAATTACAGGAGTGCAAACTTCATGGAGCACCTGCAGAGACGCCATCGCTTTTCCTATGACACCTTTGTG GACTACGATGCTGATGAGGATGATATGATGGCACAGGTTTTGATGCGCTCTTTGAGGGATAAGTGA
- the SPATA2 gene encoding spermatogenesis-associated protein 2: MDTKYKDDLFRKYVQFHECKLNASDNKQRPINDEYLRVAAAALLCLPKIDPFYRFRLIKFYEMAENSLRSVKSSSLHCLHNAFNMLETVGINLFLYPWKKEFKNIKTYTGPFVYHVKSALTEDDVRQILSYMGYVQELGTTFKLKEQVDAIQVKMISFELFLAKVECEQLLEIHLQVKDKGYSELDVINERKNSSEDVRGCSEAMRRRLECKETLNTSMARMVLQKSASERASKDYFKPKVSKPSKSVDTYDSYWESKKPPLMSSLSLRKEPILVDAEDDIKDEIIRPSPSLLAMSSSPHGCSDEYLPTSSHHNGMLRTNVPYSSYFSAQEDLDLYTEPDSRSVLNFKRQDAIKSDVWLLKSDANPVYHKRSHLAKETASSKCQNCGIPCGTSVCQKCDSLFGSRQEYPAVKQSSYSIKALPSDGLSPAPALREKSQYTSQTQSQDRAAQFSSKSKPSGTSRCGFCNRSGAANTCTFCSKVSCDTCLNAYYYDPCCRKSDLHRFLPNNQLNYKSSQLSHVVYR; encoded by the exons ATGGATACAAAATACAAAGACGATTTGTTTAGGAAGTATGTACAGTTCCACGAATGCAAACTGAATGCCTCTGACAACAAGCAGCGTCCTATTAACGATGAGTACTTGcgagtggcagcagcagccttaCTTTGCCTTCCCAAAATTGATCCCTTTTATCGATTCCGGTTGATAAAATTTTATGAGATGGCTGAAAACTCACTGAGATCTGTGAAATCCTCAAGTTTACATTGTCTCCATAATGCATTCAACATGCTTGAGACAGTTGGAATTAATCTCTTTCTGTACCCCTGGAAAAAGGAGTTCAAAAACATTAAG ACCTACACTGGGCCCTTTGTTTATCATGTGAAGTCTGCTCTAACAGAGGATGATGTGAGGCAGATCCTGAGCTACATGGGCTATGTCCAAGAACTGGGAACGACGTTTAAGCTCAAAGAGCAGGTCGACGCCATCCAAGTGAAAATGATTTCATTTGAGCTCTTTCTGGCCAAGGTGGAATGCGAGCAGCTGTTGGAGATCCACCTGCAAGTGAAGGACAAGGGTTATTCCGAGCTGGATGTCATCAACGAGCGCAAGAACAGCAGCGAGGACGTGCGGGGCTGCTCCGAGGCCATGCGGCGGCGCCTGGAGTGCAAAGAGACCCTCAACACGTCCATGGCCCGCATGGTGCTCCAGAAATCCGCCAGCGAGCGCGCCTCCAAGGATTACTTCAAGCCAAAGGTGAGCAAGCCTTCCAAGTCAGTGGATACGTATGACAGTTACTGGGAGAGCAAGAAACCGCCTTTGATGAGCTCGCTGAGCCTCAGGAAGGAGCCGATTCTGGTCGATGCGGAAGATGACATTAAAGATGAAATTATCCGTCCGTCGCCGTCTCTGCTGGCCATGTCCAGCTCCCCACACGGGTGTTCAGACGAATACTTGCCAACTTCCTCTCATCACAATGGCATGCTAAGAACAAATGTCCCTTACAGCTCCTATTTTTCTGCTCAAGAGGACTTAGATTTATATACTGAACCCGATTCTAGAAGCGTGTTAAATTTCAAAAGACAAGACGCTATTAAGTCTGATGTATGGCTGTTAAAAAGCGATGCCAACCCTGTTTACCACAAACGCAGCCACCTAGCCAAAGAGACAGCTTCCTCCAAGTGCCAGAACTGTGGCATCCCTTGTGGCACTTCTGTTTGCCAGAAGTGTGACAGCCTGTTTGGCTCGAGGCAGGAGTACCCAGCAGTGAAGCAGAGCTCCTATTCCATCAAAGCCCTCCCAAGCGATGGCTTGTCCCCCGCGCCGGCTCTGAGGGAGAAATCTCAGTACACGTCACAGACTCAGAGTCaagacagagctgctcagtTCAGTTCCAAGTCCAAGCCTTCGGGCACCTCGCGCTGCGGCTTCTGCAACCGCTCGGGAGCCGCCAACACGTGCACCTTCTGCTCCAAGGTCTCGTGTGACACCTGCCTCAACGCCTACTACTACGACCCGTGCTGCAGGAAGAGCGACCTGCACAGGTTCCTGCCTAACAACCAGTTAAACTATAAATCATCCCAGCTGTCCCACGTGGTTTACAGATAG